From a single Luteolibacter arcticus genomic region:
- a CDS encoding NHL domain-containing protein, with amino-acid sequence MKWLSYITLLLATCPLAFGVDPVSPVSGVNGEAGHRDGMGGQSLFNDPLGMARDAAGNLFVCDGRNHVIRKISAAGVVTTLAGAAGEPGAVDGVGSAARFRFPTDIALSTTSGTLYVTDSGNHCIRKITPDGTVTTMAGDLGDADDITLNYGTTAYTTVPVSIDGKGKNARFNSPGGIAYSPAGYLYVSDTGNQVIRRIDGSANVVTIAGSPGAWGKTDGSGSAARFCSPQGLCVGADGSIYIADTLNHSIRRMTSAGVVTTFSGNSSESGTAMGPRLEARYGEPTDITPHPDGGFIICDSLRNSLFRLDATGVVSRFAGNDQIESPPAPNELSGPTSAVSDPQGNVYVADTFNQEVRLILAKFDIFISMNGPTREITLTWDSLPGRDYELQTLGAQGWESGPHAPVRAIGELTFIKFFVPAHQANGIYRIVLLGF; translated from the coding sequence ATGAAATGGCTTTCTTACATCACCTTGCTGCTCGCCACCTGCCCGCTTGCCTTTGGGGTGGATCCGGTCTCGCCGGTTTCGGGAGTGAATGGCGAAGCCGGACATCGGGACGGAATGGGAGGCCAGTCGCTTTTCAACGATCCCTTGGGAATGGCGCGGGACGCCGCGGGCAACCTGTTCGTCTGCGACGGCCGCAACCATGTGATCCGCAAGATCTCGGCGGCCGGGGTGGTCACCACGCTGGCCGGTGCGGCGGGAGAGCCGGGAGCCGTCGACGGCGTCGGATCTGCCGCGCGATTTCGTTTCCCCACCGACATTGCCCTGTCAACGACGAGCGGCACCCTCTACGTGACCGACAGCGGGAATCACTGCATCCGCAAGATCACACCGGATGGCACGGTGACCACGATGGCCGGAGATCTCGGCGACGCTGATGACATCACGCTGAACTATGGAACGACCGCCTACACGACCGTGCCCGTGAGTATCGACGGCAAGGGCAAAAACGCCCGCTTCAATAGCCCGGGCGGGATCGCCTATTCACCAGCGGGATACCTGTATGTCAGCGATACCGGCAATCAAGTCATCCGCAGGATCGACGGTAGCGCGAACGTCGTCACGATCGCAGGTTCACCCGGAGCCTGGGGAAAGACGGATGGAAGCGGCTCGGCCGCACGGTTCTGCTCGCCCCAGGGACTCTGTGTGGGAGCGGATGGCAGCATCTACATCGCGGACACTCTCAATCACTCGATCCGCCGCATGACTTCCGCGGGCGTCGTCACCACCTTCTCAGGAAACAGCTCCGAGTCTGGCACCGCGATGGGACCTCGTCTCGAAGCGCGCTATGGCGAGCCGACGGACATCACTCCCCACCCCGACGGAGGCTTCATCATTTGCGACTCCCTTCGCAACTCGCTGTTCCGGCTCGACGCGACTGGCGTGGTGTCCCGATTCGCGGGAAACGACCAGATCGAGTCCCCGCCCGCGCCCAACGAGTTGTCCGGTCCTACATCGGCCGTCAGCGATCCTCAGGGAAATGTGTATGTGGCGGACACCTTCAATCAAGAGGTCCGGCTGATCCTTGCGAAGTTCGACATCTTCATTTCCATGAACGGTCCCACCCGGGAAATAACCCTCACCTGGGACAGCCTGCCGGGTCGCGACTACGAGCTTCAGACCTTGGGAGCGCAAGGCTGGGAAAGCGGACCGCATGCCCCGGTCCGGGCGATCGGCGAGCTGACATTCATCAAGTTCTTTGTCCCCGCGCACCAAGCCAACGGCATCTATCGAATCGTGCTCCTCGGCTTTTAA
- a CDS encoding cytochrome c family protein has protein sequence MRLGSPLLVVSVAALFLRVVLAEPEAPSKVLAPQSCSTSGCHGGAGLNRGAYLIWRDYDPHHNSAATLDNGQSRALAGRLGIADAAQSSSCTACHAPMRQVDPAVFASTVKEQDKLDCGKHVSCANCHGGAENWLLSHTRPRSEFPKDALARLGMRPLETAYERANNCVACHQNLANNLLEANHPPLVFELDGLLVAQPKHWQEADGFSHGRTWLVGQAVALREAAAQDRREPAERRRAEIVAIQALLQATGTNWPDSPEDLVRRADEYAKRISSEPMSVEKERAILEKLLNDRTPFQPAAFGEVTPEIRFLAIGHYAERLALAIDRLNESTAGPKKPRPITDGAIEGLFAAAKPPRSFDQAAIDRFLQKLDSVAAAALPEK, from the coding sequence ATGAGACTAGGCTCCCCCCTACTTGTTGTCTCGGTCGCAGCCTTGTTCCTGAGGGTCGTACTCGCGGAGCCGGAGGCGCCATCCAAGGTGCTCGCGCCCCAGTCCTGCAGCACCAGCGGTTGTCACGGCGGAGCGGGCTTGAATCGCGGTGCCTACCTGATCTGGCGTGACTACGATCCTCATCACAATTCCGCCGCCACTCTCGACAATGGGCAGTCGCGCGCGCTCGCCGGAAGACTAGGCATCGCGGATGCCGCCCAATCTTCCAGTTGCACGGCATGCCATGCCCCGATGCGGCAAGTGGACCCCGCGGTCTTCGCCTCGACAGTCAAAGAGCAGGACAAGCTGGACTGCGGCAAGCACGTCTCCTGTGCCAACTGCCACGGTGGAGCCGAGAACTGGCTGCTTTCCCACACCCGGCCTCGCTCGGAGTTCCCCAAGGATGCCCTCGCCCGGCTTGGCATGAGGCCTCTGGAAACCGCCTACGAGCGGGCCAACAACTGCGTCGCTTGCCATCAGAACCTCGCCAACAACCTGCTGGAAGCGAATCATCCCCCCTTGGTTTTCGAACTCGACGGCCTCTTGGTTGCACAGCCGAAACACTGGCAAGAGGCGGATGGTTTTTCCCATGGCCGGACCTGGCTCGTGGGCCAAGCGGTCGCCTTGCGCGAAGCCGCCGCCCAAGACCGCCGCGAACCAGCCGAGCGTCGCCGCGCCGAGATCGTGGCGATCCAGGCCCTGCTCCAGGCAACCGGCACCAACTGGCCTGACTCCCCGGAAGACCTGGTCCGCCGCGCGGATGAATACGCCAAGCGGATCTCCAGCGAACCGATGAGCGTGGAGAAGGAACGGGCCATCTTGGAGAAACTTCTCAACGACCGGACGCCATTCCAACCCGCTGCCTTCGGCGAGGTGACCCCGGAAATCCGTTTCCTCGCGATCGGACACTATGCCGAGCGCCTCGCCCTGGCGATCGATCGACTGAATGAATCCACCGCCGGGCCGAAAAAGCCGAGGCCGATCACGGACGGCGCGATCGAGGGCCTCTTCGCCGCAGCCAAGCCGCCAAGGAGCTTCGATCAAGCGGCGATCGACCGCTTCCTGCAGAAGCTCGACTCGGTCGCCGCCGCGGCGCTCCCTGAGAAATAA
- a CDS encoding cytochrome c biogenesis protein, with protein sequence MTFPMRRLGWLLPFLCLLVLGTGAWRGLKKPPGPDLRAFGSLPVVANGRVQPIDSLARNALLSIRGKQRVSGKDAPPSPTAWLAELAFQPDAADRRMVFPVLHDEALGLMGLTVDEEKYFSFESLVPRLGKLSEEASRIAAKEPQTWSTYEKAVMKLWRDLERYQQLKFAFGHPATKQLEFDLDQLVAGAKSAAEATAKRERGEDYDATVIEAAEARLRVLGEWSAQTNVLTEPPSPAASPGVWRTLADSALAAASDGRLNPSTSAYARLGTAWRAGDTTTFDSTVGNLRNQLQEERPGDLRKSRAEWIFNQLAPFTSCMPVYIASFVCAFLSWLWPQGGLRTTAFRVLLLGFVIHTVGLITRMMLEGRPPVTNLYSSAIFIGWGAIVLSIVLELFHKNAIGTAVAALTGFATLLIAHHLSLGGDTLEMMRAVLDSNFWLATHVIVITLGYSATFLAGAIAILFLVRHALVGVPKTEAVSMRGMVYGTLCFATLASFVGTVLGGIWADQSWGRFWGWDPKENGALLIVIWNALILHARWGGMIREKGMMVMAVFGNIVTSWSWFGTNMLGIGLHSYGFTDRAFVWLSAFVASQLLVMALAMIPRRVAA encoded by the coding sequence ATGACATTCCCGATGCGCCGCCTGGGTTGGCTGCTCCCGTTCCTCTGCCTGCTCGTGCTGGGGACCGGGGCGTGGCGTGGTTTAAAGAAACCGCCGGGACCGGATCTCCGTGCCTTCGGCAGCCTGCCCGTGGTCGCCAATGGCCGGGTCCAACCGATCGATTCCCTCGCTCGCAACGCGCTCCTTTCCATCCGCGGCAAGCAGCGGGTTTCCGGCAAGGATGCCCCCCCCTCCCCCACCGCCTGGCTGGCCGAACTCGCCTTCCAACCCGATGCCGCGGACCGGCGGATGGTCTTTCCGGTGCTGCACGACGAAGCCCTCGGGCTGATGGGTCTGACGGTCGATGAGGAGAAATACTTCTCCTTCGAAAGCCTGGTCCCCCGGCTCGGGAAATTGTCGGAAGAAGCCTCACGGATCGCCGCCAAGGAACCTCAAACCTGGAGCACCTATGAAAAGGCGGTGATGAAACTGTGGCGGGATCTCGAGCGCTACCAACAGCTGAAGTTCGCATTCGGCCATCCGGCGACGAAGCAACTTGAGTTCGACTTGGACCAGCTCGTGGCGGGAGCCAAGAGCGCCGCCGAGGCAACTGCCAAACGCGAGCGCGGCGAGGACTACGATGCCACCGTCATTGAGGCTGCCGAGGCACGCCTGCGAGTGCTTGGCGAGTGGTCCGCACAAACCAATGTTCTAACGGAGCCACCCTCACCGGCGGCGAGCCCTGGCGTGTGGCGCACCTTGGCCGACTCGGCTCTGGCAGCGGCCTCGGACGGCCGACTGAATCCATCCACCTCGGCCTATGCCCGGCTCGGCACCGCATGGCGAGCCGGAGACACCACCACCTTCGATTCCACCGTCGGGAACTTGCGCAACCAACTGCAGGAGGAGCGCCCGGGCGACCTGCGAAAATCACGCGCCGAATGGATTTTCAATCAGCTCGCGCCGTTCACTTCCTGCATGCCGGTCTACATCGCCAGCTTCGTGTGCGCGTTCCTTTCGTGGCTATGGCCGCAGGGCGGGTTGCGAACCACGGCGTTCCGCGTGCTCCTCCTCGGCTTCGTGATTCACACGGTCGGGTTGATCACGCGGATGATGTTAGAAGGCCGGCCTCCGGTCACCAACCTCTATTCCTCCGCCATTTTCATCGGCTGGGGTGCCATCGTGCTGAGCATCGTGCTCGAGCTCTTCCACAAGAACGCGATCGGGACCGCCGTCGCGGCCCTCACGGGCTTTGCCACCCTGCTCATCGCCCATCACCTGTCGCTCGGCGGCGACACGCTCGAGATGATGCGTGCGGTGCTCGATAGCAACTTCTGGCTCGCCACCCATGTCATCGTCATCACGCTTGGCTACTCGGCGACCTTCCTGGCGGGAGCCATTGCCATCCTCTTCCTGGTGCGTCACGCCCTGGTGGGCGTTCCGAAGACGGAGGCCGTTTCGATGCGGGGCATGGTTTACGGAACCCTCTGCTTTGCCACCCTGGCGAGTTTCGTCGGCACGGTCCTCGGTGGCATCTGGGCCGACCAATCCTGGGGGAGGTTCTGGGGCTGGGATCCGAAGGAGAATGGGGCCCTTTTGATCGTGATCTGGAACGCGCTCATCCTGCACGCCCGGTGGGGGGGCATGATCCGCGAAAAGGGCATGATGGTGATGGCGGTGTTCGGGAACATCGTCACCAGTTGGTCGTGGTTTGGCACTAACATGTTGGGCATTGGCCTGCACTCCTACGGCTTCACCGACCGCGCGTTCGTGTGGCTTTCCGCGTTCGTCGCGAGCCAGCTTCTCGTGATGGCGCTGGCCATGATCCCGCGACGCGTGGCCGCCTGA
- a CDS encoding cytochrome c biogenesis protein ResB: MTLDSTMVHTVRSITRALSSLRLTVVLLALCMILVFAATLAQVELGIHEVQQRHLRAWIAWFDLAPGEGKTSIPFPGGMLLGSLLLLNLVAAHATRFEFHRKKAGIVLVHLGIILLLLGELFTAVLAEESQMTLDEGQARNYSTASREIELAIVDASEPGVEVVTAIPMSRLRDGERFDLEGFSLRIVRFFRNSEVVAESSAGPNFGPTRADRGPGTGHAVRELPHETAMDRIDHSSAFVEVFGADGKSLGTWLLSSGFPTTQNFGPEGRPRGMALRQRRHYYPFSIRLLDFTHDRYLGTQIPKNFSSRIRLENPAAGENRETLVYMNHPLRYQGLTFYQSGFANNDRTSILHVVRNPVWTLPYLACSMVGLGLLWIFSQHLAKAVTRKRPAPSPSP, translated from the coding sequence ATGACGTTGGATTCCACGATGGTCCATACCGTTCGCTCCATCACCCGTGCGCTCAGCTCGCTGCGTCTCACCGTGGTGCTCCTGGCGCTGTGCATGATCCTGGTGTTCGCCGCTACCTTGGCGCAGGTCGAATTGGGAATCCATGAGGTCCAGCAACGTCATCTCCGCGCCTGGATCGCGTGGTTCGATCTCGCTCCCGGCGAGGGCAAGACATCCATTCCATTTCCTGGAGGAATGCTGCTGGGCTCGCTTCTCCTGCTCAATCTGGTGGCTGCCCACGCCACCCGCTTCGAGTTCCATCGGAAGAAGGCGGGTATTGTCTTGGTCCACCTCGGGATCATCCTGCTGCTGCTCGGGGAACTGTTCACTGCTGTCCTCGCGGAAGAGTCGCAGATGACTCTCGATGAAGGCCAGGCCCGCAACTATTCGACGGCGTCCCGAGAGATCGAGCTGGCGATCGTGGACGCGAGCGAGCCCGGGGTGGAAGTCGTCACGGCCATCCCCATGAGCCGCCTGCGCGACGGTGAGCGGTTCGACCTCGAGGGCTTCTCACTGAGGATCGTCCGCTTCTTCCGCAACAGCGAGGTCGTCGCCGAAAGCTCGGCTGGCCCCAACTTCGGTCCAACCCGGGCCGACCGCGGCCCAGGAACCGGCCACGCGGTGCGTGAGCTGCCACACGAGACCGCCATGGACCGGATCGATCACAGTTCCGCCTTCGTCGAGGTCTTCGGTGCCGACGGGAAATCACTCGGCACCTGGCTTCTCTCCAGCGGCTTTCCGACGACCCAAAACTTCGGCCCCGAGGGGCGCCCGCGGGGCATGGCGCTCCGCCAGCGCCGGCACTACTACCCGTTTTCCATCCGCCTGCTCGACTTCACCCATGACCGTTATCTCGGCACCCAGATCCCCAAGAATTTTTCCAGCCGGATCCGCTTGGAAAACCCCGCGGCTGGTGAAAACCGCGAAACGCTCGTCTACATGAATCATCCCCTGCGCTATCAGGGCCTCACCTTCTATCAGTCCGGCTTCGCGAACAATGACCGGACCAGCATCCTCCATGTCGTGCGCAACCCGGTGTGGACCTTGCCCTACCTCGCCTGCAGCATGGTCGGCTTGGGCCTCCTCTGGATCTTCTCCCAGCATCTGGCCAAGGCCGTGACCCGCAAGCGCCCCGCACCTTCCCCTTCCCCATGA
- a CDS encoding cytochrome c3 family protein, with protein MSDPHPTPEFPEKDYIRPNHDWACGRTCQGGSCSVGPSPRGKCRATYECAPRLETKPGESKGHWMCTRAKSAGGTCDKGPFPDGTCCNAVPKCQPRLTLRGIRKRVTLVTILASLIALYIGIGGSRRDDFINPGPISSVHASDHFTKRHAAMSGDQSSCAACHASAGKDGGQWHVQAVEAFKQGLAPHDWTRKGPLEASPMDQSCLACHQGMDFHQANMPSQFACHACHKEHVTDGAMPEVDSGLCISCHGDATLMAKAREQAKGAHSTPAEDSGSVAPPRQRPATGYTEVINSFHTDHPEFRQLRDLEPGQVRDTNPLKFNHAYHLKDGGLPFPPPSTEQLDCRHCHERDARGEYQRPITYSQHCATCHPLKFDPGTSDETHLGLLLPHGDPYYVRAFVRSLPIQYAEYARTQEGITQAEALKKYVDSKVANLEGSYQQSGEFLERAVFFADHESKLPDGRQTPFNGCATCHEVTDPKDTNGTPGIAKPATPERWMTLGSFNHDLHSKGFKCADCHNVTVSEKTSDLNLPSIKRCVDCHSPKGGIDHRCTSCHTYHHAKGSLFGDPVKAAPAK; from the coding sequence ATGAGTGACCCCCACCCCACCCCGGAGTTTCCTGAAAAGGACTACATCCGGCCGAACCATGACTGGGCCTGCGGTCGCACCTGCCAGGGAGGAAGCTGCTCGGTCGGACCCTCGCCGCGAGGGAAATGCCGGGCCACCTACGAGTGCGCGCCCCGCTTGGAAACCAAGCCCGGCGAATCGAAGGGGCATTGGATGTGCACCCGTGCGAAGTCCGCCGGCGGCACGTGTGACAAAGGTCCCTTCCCCGACGGCACCTGCTGCAACGCAGTTCCCAAGTGCCAGCCGCGCCTGACGCTCCGCGGCATCCGCAAGCGGGTCACGCTCGTCACCATCCTCGCCAGCCTCATCGCGCTCTACATCGGCATCGGGGGCTCGCGACGCGATGACTTCATCAACCCGGGACCGATTTCCAGCGTGCATGCCAGCGATCACTTCACGAAGCGGCACGCCGCGATGTCGGGCGATCAGAGTAGCTGCGCCGCCTGTCACGCCAGCGCCGGCAAGGATGGCGGGCAATGGCACGTCCAGGCAGTCGAGGCGTTCAAGCAAGGATTGGCTCCCCACGACTGGACCCGCAAGGGCCCGCTCGAAGCTTCCCCGATGGATCAGAGCTGTCTCGCCTGCCATCAGGGGATGGACTTCCACCAGGCGAACATGCCTTCCCAGTTCGCCTGTCATGCCTGTCACAAGGAGCACGTCACCGATGGCGCCATGCCCGAGGTCGACAGCGGCCTCTGCATCTCCTGTCACGGCGATGCCACGCTCATGGCCAAGGCCCGCGAACAGGCAAAGGGTGCCCACTCCACTCCGGCGGAGGACTCCGGCTCCGTGGCCCCACCACGGCAACGACCGGCAACCGGCTACACGGAAGTGATCAACAGCTTTCACACCGATCACCCGGAGTTCCGGCAGCTCCGTGACCTCGAGCCCGGACAAGTGCGCGACACGAATCCGCTGAAGTTCAACCATGCCTACCATTTGAAGGACGGAGGCCTTCCCTTTCCACCGCCCAGTACCGAGCAACTCGACTGCCGCCACTGTCACGAGCGCGACGCCCGCGGCGAGTATCAAAGGCCGATCACCTACTCCCAGCATTGCGCCACTTGCCACCCGCTGAAGTTTGATCCCGGCACCAGCGATGAAACCCACCTTGGCCTCCTCCTGCCACACGGCGATCCCTATTATGTCCGCGCATTCGTGCGAAGCCTCCCCATCCAGTATGCGGAGTACGCCCGTACCCAGGAAGGAATCACGCAGGCTGAAGCTCTCAAGAAATATGTGGATTCGAAGGTGGCCAACCTGGAAGGCAGCTATCAACAAAGCGGCGAATTCCTCGAACGGGCGGTGTTCTTCGCGGACCACGAAAGCAAGTTGCCCGATGGGCGCCAGACTCCATTCAATGGCTGCGCCACCTGCCATGAAGTCACCGACCCCAAGGACACGAACGGCACCCCTGGCATCGCCAAGCCTGCAACTCCCGAGCGCTGGATGACCCTCGGGAGCTTCAATCACGACCTCCATAGCAAGGGCTTCAAATGCGCCGACTGCCACAATGTGACCGTCAGCGAGAAGACCAGCGATCTCAACCTCCCGTCGATCAAGCGGTGCGTCGATTGTCACAGCCCCAAGGGTGGCATTGATCACCGCTGCACCAGTTGTCACACCTATCACCACGCCAAGGGCTCCCTGTTCGGGGACCCTGTGAAAGCCGCGCCCGCCAAGTGA
- a CDS encoding cyclic nucleotide-binding domain-containing protein translates to MADSDSTLDSLTRKATRPKRWDDPLDPAMSDATVDMLMKEEPFASMNEAGFPKGTPLRGILKADSAVRSFDAGEIVLRRGDYGTSAYLVLSGEVQVVLKPHLDPKILGRSPSEKRKNLFSRFAQLWTNRSEAEEWSQNSLRVSDDFRESVDASRNAVYLQDFPQTISGVQTDPVRKGQMFGEISALSRMPRTATVIATEPGTQLLEFSWEGLRDLMKYDAALGRQIDANYRKYSLRAFMRDIPLFAHLDANSPEFEALCNEARFETFGAYNWSGDYRSMASRDRATLASQEPVVVKEGDYLNGVHFVRAGFCRVSQRHGNGERTLKYIGAGSMFGFDEIAAHWNDPSQEMTAQHSLRTLGYAHLIFIPTAVIEKHARREIKRSAKTNAPRPPGGRSAGNGVLPPANLMEFMAERRFFNGTQSMVIDMDRCTRCDDCVRACAATHDGNPRFLRHGPMVDNLMVANACMHCVDPVCMIGCPTGAIHRVSVGGEVVINPSTCIGCGICAANCPYDAIRMVEVRSKGGRFWVDDQQQPILKATKCDLCIEQTGGPACQRACPHDALVRTDLTRETSLMQWLKER, encoded by the coding sequence ATGGCCGACTCCGATAGCACTCTTGACAGTCTCACCCGCAAGGCCACCCGCCCGAAGCGCTGGGACGACCCTCTCGATCCGGCGATGAGTGACGCCACGGTGGACATGCTGATGAAGGAGGAGCCCTTCGCCAGCATGAACGAGGCTGGCTTCCCCAAAGGGACGCCCCTGCGTGGCATCCTGAAGGCAGACTCGGCCGTGCGCAGCTTCGATGCGGGTGAGATCGTCTTGCGACGCGGCGACTACGGCACCTCGGCCTATCTCGTCCTCTCGGGCGAGGTCCAGGTAGTCCTGAAGCCGCACCTCGATCCCAAGATCCTGGGGCGCTCCCCGAGCGAGAAGCGGAAGAACCTCTTCAGCCGCTTCGCCCAACTGTGGACCAACCGCAGCGAAGCGGAAGAATGGAGCCAGAATTCCCTGCGCGTGAGCGATGACTTCAGGGAGTCGGTCGATGCCTCACGCAACGCGGTTTATCTTCAGGATTTCCCCCAGACGATTTCCGGGGTCCAGACCGACCCGGTCCGGAAAGGCCAGATGTTCGGCGAAATTTCCGCGCTCAGCCGGATGCCGAGAACCGCCACGGTGATCGCCACGGAACCCGGCACGCAGCTGCTGGAGTTCAGTTGGGAAGGGCTGCGGGACTTGATGAAATATGACGCCGCACTCGGCCGGCAAATCGATGCGAACTACCGGAAGTACTCGCTGCGCGCCTTCATGCGGGACATCCCGCTGTTCGCCCACCTCGACGCGAACAGCCCCGAGTTCGAAGCCCTCTGCAACGAAGCCCGCTTTGAAACCTTCGGTGCCTACAACTGGTCGGGGGACTATCGCAGTATGGCCTCCCGCGACCGGGCTACCTTGGCGAGCCAGGAACCGGTGGTGGTCAAGGAAGGCGATTACCTCAATGGCGTCCATTTCGTGCGCGCCGGCTTCTGCCGGGTCAGCCAGCGCCACGGCAATGGCGAGCGCACCTTGAAGTACATCGGTGCGGGCAGCATGTTCGGATTCGACGAGATCGCCGCGCATTGGAACGACCCCAGCCAGGAGATGACTGCCCAGCATTCGCTCCGAACGTTGGGCTATGCACACTTGATCTTCATTCCGACCGCCGTGATCGAAAAGCACGCTCGCCGGGAGATCAAACGGTCCGCAAAGACGAATGCCCCGCGACCGCCCGGGGGCCGTTCCGCTGGTAATGGCGTCCTCCCTCCAGCCAACCTGATGGAGTTCATGGCCGAGCGCCGGTTCTTCAATGGTACCCAATCCATGGTAATCGACATGGACCGTTGCACCCGCTGCGACGATTGCGTTCGCGCCTGCGCGGCCACCCATGACGGCAACCCGCGCTTCCTGCGACATGGCCCGATGGTCGACAACCTGATGGTCGCGAACGCCTGCATGCACTGCGTCGATCCCGTGTGCATGATCGGCTGCCCCACCGGCGCCATCCACCGGGTGAGCGTCGGCGGCGAGGTGGTCATCAACCCCTCCACATGCATCGGCTGCGGCATCTGCGCCGCCAACTGCCCCTACGACGCGATCCGCATGGTCGAAGTCCGCTCCAAGGGCGGAAGATTCTGGGTCGATGATCAACAGCAGCCGATTCTGAAGGCGACGAAGTGCGACCTGTGCATCGAGCAGACGGGAGGCCCCGCCTGCCAGCGCGCCTGTCCGCACGATGCCCTCGTCCGTACCGACCTCACCCGGGAAACCTCGCTCATGCAATGGCTGAAGGAACGTTAG
- a CDS encoding 2Fe-2S iron-sulfur cluster-binding protein — MTRQAFFEFAQSSPLLTVGVVGGVVMTGYLATQWWALLSRQRFEARRNRLELAALSKRIEILNRQAQAAPETAWNGYRKFSVAKKVQECPDTYSFYLTPHNSRPLPPFKPGQYLTFQLHPPDAEKPLVRCYSLSDGFVTDSHYRVTIKRALPPGNEPGARPGVISSFFCDQVSEGDILDVKAPTGHFYLDVDEDRPAVLISGGIGVTPMLAMARALTHLGDTREIYFFFGCRNGEDHMFREEMLALQKANPNLRLHVCYSRPANGDVPGKSYNHEGRVTIDLMKQVLPSSNYIFYLCGPGPFMDTLVHGLYEWGAPKKDVKFEAFGPATVKTGPKETPEPKGNQPAIEIEFAKTGKRLVWDPALGNLLAFAENNGIRSIEGGCRAGSCGSCLVAIKEGGVDYEIAPGDPPEEGSCLTCICRPKGNLVIDA, encoded by the coding sequence GTGACCCGCCAAGCATTCTTCGAATTTGCCCAATCAAGTCCTCTCCTCACGGTGGGAGTGGTGGGGGGAGTGGTCATGACCGGTTACCTCGCCACCCAGTGGTGGGCGCTCCTTAGCCGCCAGCGCTTTGAGGCGCGGCGCAATCGACTCGAACTGGCGGCCTTGAGCAAGCGGATCGAAATCCTCAATCGCCAGGCGCAGGCAGCTCCCGAGACCGCATGGAACGGCTACCGGAAGTTCTCCGTCGCGAAGAAGGTCCAGGAGTGCCCGGACACCTATTCCTTCTACCTCACTCCCCACAACAGCCGGCCCCTGCCGCCATTCAAGCCCGGCCAGTATCTGACCTTCCAACTTCATCCGCCCGACGCGGAGAAGCCGTTGGTCCGGTGTTACTCGCTCTCGGACGGCTTCGTCACCGATAGCCACTACCGGGTGACCATCAAGCGCGCCCTGCCCCCCGGCAACGAACCGGGTGCCCGTCCCGGAGTCATTTCGAGTTTCTTCTGCGACCAAGTGTCGGAAGGCGACATCCTCGACGTCAAGGCACCGACCGGGCACTTCTATCTGGACGTGGACGAGGACCGGCCGGCGGTCCTGATTTCCGGCGGCATCGGCGTCACCCCCATGCTCGCGATGGCCCGGGCGCTGACCCACCTCGGCGACACGCGGGAGATATACTTTTTCTTCGGTTGCCGGAATGGCGAGGACCACATGTTCCGCGAGGAGATGCTCGCGCTTCAGAAGGCCAACCCGAACCTGCGGCTCCATGTCTGCTACAGCCGCCCCGCGAATGGCGACGTACCTGGCAAGTCTTACAACCACGAGGGGCGGGTCACCATAGACCTCATGAAGCAAGTCCTGCCCTCGTCGAACTATATCTTCTACCTGTGCGGACCCGGACCCTTCATGGACACCCTCGTCCACGGGCTGTACGAATGGGGAGCTCCGAAGAAGGACGTGAAGTTTGAGGCCTTTGGTCCGGCGACGGTCAAGACCGGTCCGAAGGAAACCCCGGAGCCGAAGGGCAACCAGCCGGCGATCGAAATCGAATTCGCCAAGACCGGCAAACGTCTCGTTTGGGATCCCGCCCTAGGCAACCTGCTGGCTTTCGCGGAAAACAACGGGATCCGATCGATCGAAGGGGGATGCCGTGCGGGCAGTTGCGGATCATGTCTCGTGGCCATCAAGGAGGGCGGGGTCGACTACGAAATCGCACCGGGCGATCCGCCGGAAGAAGGCAGTTGCCTGACGTGCATCTGCCGCCCCAAGGGAAACCTCGTGATCGACGCCTGA